The Thermoleophilum album genome contains a region encoding:
- a CDS encoding ArsR/SmtB family transcription factor, translating into MQVQHPIPDPLVDRVAHRLAVLGQPLRIRIVEQLDLEREMCVQALADALGATQQNVSRHLALLYDDRIVERRHEGRQVWYRLADRSALSLLDDVGAQVAAELRALADGDGPRVLNQRPR; encoded by the coding sequence ATGCAGGTCCAACATCCGATCCCCGATCCGCTCGTCGATCGTGTGGCGCACCGGCTCGCGGTGCTCGGCCAGCCGCTGCGGATCCGGATCGTCGAGCAGCTCGATCTCGAACGCGAGATGTGCGTGCAAGCACTCGCCGACGCCCTCGGCGCCACGCAGCAGAACGTCTCGCGCCACCTCGCGCTGCTCTACGACGACCGCATCGTCGAGCGCCGCCACGAGGGCCGGCAGGTCTGGTACCGGCTCGCGGACCGGTCCGCGCTCTCGCTGCTCGACGACGTCGGTGCGCAGGTCGCCGCCGAGCTACGCGCGCTCGCCGACGGCGACGGGCCGCGGGTGCTCAACCAACGGCCGAGATAA
- a CDS encoding ArsR/SmtB family transcription factor: protein MSTFEADSRAQKATAADAKANGDGAAPPAGRRSGRSGRHTGPSPPDVVEAAARRLRVMGHPVRLRLIEVLANGPQSVTELAAALGIEHQLISKHLNELHRCDVVTRRQDGNFAVYSLPDALTLKAVALVCRSVLEDRVRLARAAVNVGADGDGGPSQPSR, encoded by the coding sequence GTGTCGACGTTCGAGGCGGACAGCCGAGCCCAGAAGGCGACGGCCGCGGATGCGAAGGCCAACGGCGATGGGGCGGCGCCGCCAGCCGGACGCCGGTCTGGTCGGAGCGGCCGGCACACGGGCCCGTCGCCACCGGACGTCGTCGAGGCCGCTGCCCGGCGCCTCCGCGTCATGGGTCATCCCGTGCGGCTCCGACTGATCGAGGTGCTCGCGAACGGCCCGCAGAGCGTGACGGAGCTTGCTGCCGCGCTTGGCATCGAGCACCAGCTGATCTCGAAGCACCTGAACGAGCTGCATCGCTGCGACGTCGTGACTCGTCGGCAGGACGGCAACTTCGCCGTCTATTCGCTGCCCGATGCGCTCACGCTCAAGGCAGTGGCGCTCGTTTGCCGGAGCGTCCTCGAGGATCGAGTTCGCCTTGCCAGGGCCGCCGTGAACGTCGGCGCCGATGGCGACGGCGGACCATCACAGCCCTCGCGGTGA
- a CDS encoding ANTAR domain-containing response regulator, which translates to MRVLIAEDNPVIAMGLAARLRALGHQPLGPAPDGQQAVALARAERPDLYLFDIDMPRLDGLAAAALLAGEGLRRPIVAITGVDDPTLVDRSIATGVSAYLTKPIDDRELDAAIRLASQRQHELEALEAEAAQAREALADRKLVEHAKGVLIDALGLSEPEAFRRIQRTARQRNLRLADVARQIIDQRELLTPPTREDAR; encoded by the coding sequence ATGCGCGTCCTGATCGCTGAGGACAACCCGGTCATCGCCATGGGCCTCGCCGCCCGGCTGCGCGCCCTCGGGCACCAGCCGCTCGGCCCCGCCCCCGACGGCCAGCAGGCGGTCGCGCTCGCGCGCGCCGAGCGCCCCGACCTCTACCTGTTCGACATCGACATGCCCCGTCTGGACGGTCTCGCCGCCGCCGCGCTGCTCGCCGGCGAGGGGCTGCGGCGCCCGATCGTCGCCATCACCGGCGTCGATGACCCCACGCTCGTCGACCGCTCGATCGCCACCGGCGTCAGCGCCTACCTCACCAAGCCGATCGACGACCGCGAGCTCGACGCCGCGATCCGCCTCGCCTCACAGCGCCAGCACGAGCTCGAGGCGCTCGAGGCCGAGGCCGCCCAGGCCCGCGAGGCGCTCGCCGACCGCAAGCTCGTCGAACACGCCAAGGGCGTCCTGATCGACGCGCTCGGACTCTCCGAACCCGAGGCGTTCCGCCGCATCCAGCGCACCGCCCGCCAGCGCAACCTGCGCCTCGCCGACGTCGCCCGCCAGATCATCGACCAGCGCGAGCTGCTCACCCCGCCGACGCGCGAGGACGCCCGCTAA
- a CDS encoding sensor histidine kinase — protein MATVACPERFLYDAMRAGLVLGWLSVTAVLAALALGVHVERLEAVLGLTTAAAAAHSAIAAVPWRRWLPARRGRVLLDLWSVGLLGYVTLLVIAAGAHTGLDLLLFLVVPFLALAHDGRRRALFLAGAALAYLAAMALAPDPLALGAVALRGVLLCAVAVLALILDRAVRHEAAARAQAAARAELEHALLAESHHRVKNSLQTVADLLLLSRPGNGDGDGFDRTAERIRAIAAVHHLLADRRGRAVTAAELLHGVARAAAPDTPCQVQADDVLLAPAQAQQLGIVANELIANAARHGHPPISVRLTLGDHARLDVHDAGGATASQPDGLGLRLVRQVTEHGLHGSFTLAPDPDGGNRAHVRFPLVDHARPDR, from the coding sequence ATGGCGACGGTCGCGTGCCCCGAGCGCTTTCTGTACGACGCGATGCGCGCCGGGCTGGTGCTCGGCTGGCTGTCGGTCACCGCGGTGCTGGCCGCGCTGGCGCTCGGGGTGCACGTCGAGCGCCTGGAGGCGGTGCTGGGGCTGACCACGGCCGCCGCCGCCGCCCACAGCGCGATCGCCGCCGTGCCGTGGCGGCGCTGGCTGCCCGCCCGCCGCGGCCGCGTGCTGCTGGACCTGTGGTCGGTCGGGCTGCTCGGCTACGTCACGCTGCTAGTGATCGCGGCCGGCGCGCACACCGGCCTTGACCTGCTGCTGTTCCTCGTCGTGCCGTTCCTCGCGCTCGCCCACGACGGGCGCCGCCGCGCGCTGTTTCTGGCCGGCGCCGCGCTGGCCTACCTGGCCGCGATGGCGCTCGCGCCCGACCCGTTGGCGCTCGGCGCCGTCGCGCTGCGCGGCGTGCTGCTGTGCGCCGTCGCGGTGCTGGCGCTGATCCTCGACCGCGCGGTCCGCCACGAGGCCGCCGCCCGGGCCCAGGCCGCAGCCCGCGCCGAGCTCGAGCACGCCCTGCTCGCCGAATCCCACCACCGCGTCAAGAACAGCCTGCAGACCGTCGCCGACCTGCTGCTGCTCAGCCGCCCCGGCAACGGCGACGGCGACGGCTTCGATCGCACCGCCGAGCGCATCCGCGCGATCGCCGCCGTCCACCACCTGCTCGCCGACCGCCGCGGACGCGCCGTCACCGCCGCCGAGCTGCTGCACGGCGTCGCGCGCGCCGCCGCCCCCGACACCCCCTGCCAGGTACAGGCCGACGATGTCCTGCTCGCGCCCGCCCAGGCCCAGCAGCTCGGGATCGTCGCCAACGAGCTGATCGCCAACGCCGCCCGCCACGGCCATCCGCCGATCTCCGTGCGCCTCACGCTCGGCGACCACGCCCGCCTCGACGTCCACGACGCCGGCGGCGCCACCGCCAGCCAGCCAGACGGCCTCGGGCTGCGGCTCGTGCGCCAGGTCACCGAGCACGGACTCCACGGCAGCTTCACCCTCGCTCCCGATCCCGACGGCGGCAACCGCGCGCACGTGCGCTTCCCGCTGGTCGACCATGCGCGTCCTGATCGCTGA